From Argopecten irradians isolate NY chromosome 2, Ai_NY, whole genome shotgun sequence, the proteins below share one genomic window:
- the LOC138313860 gene encoding uncharacterized protein — translation MDDTDVVSFRVLSSIEGNDENVSAETEVYERDHAIGDDKSTGDGAEMQNLIEKQIEILSSKLQTGMDNVERKMQRCFDEFEDRIDNLQSQINSNSSLTQAKSVNIAGPEPECVTSYARSIDNLDRRPTASTPQAYCLNNPDSERYHRSDRRVDFNSNFRTETGSNTSNSRSGHSKMKPHTYDGTDDLEEYLTQFNIVSEINEWSYDSKSLHLAGSLVGGARALLNEMSHEQRRDYKSLVDALNTRFGSENRAEIFRSSLQSKVKGKDETIPELAQAIKRLTRKAYPNAASDMIELLSLDYFIDAITDTEVRLRLREVGPKTISEAERIAVRLEAHRIADKSRGRQTVRVVEHKKTTSTSDEKLDKLAQQVSSLATEVKDLKSGQSKTGQQKSQHGKSNNSRHSNWDQNRSNNYKKRWNNQQSRQYEQGHDMCQGNYHRLSSRTGTQQNN, via the coding sequence ATGGACGATACAGATGTAGTTAGTTTCAGAGTTTTAAGTTCCATTGAGGGGAACGATGAAAATGTATCGGCTGAGACTGAGGTATATGAGAGAGACCATGCTATAGGGGATGATAAAAGTACTGGAGATGGCGCTGAAATGCAAAATcttattgaaaaacaaatagaaatattgaGTTCAAAATTACAGACAGGTATGGATAATGTAGAACGTAAAATGCAACgttgttttgatgaatttgaagATAGGATTGACAATTTGCAAAGTCAGATTAATAGCAATAGCTCTCTGACACAAGCAAAAAGTGTTAACATTGCCGGTCCTGAACCAGAATGTGTGACTTCCTATGCGCGTTCGATTGACAATCTAGATCGCCGACCAACCGCTAGTACTCCGCAAGCTTATTGTTTGAACAACCCTGATAGCGAACGTTATCATAGATCTGATAGACGTGTAGATTTTAATTCCAACTTTCGCACTGAAACAGGATCAAATACCTCAAACTCAAGAAGTGGCCATAGTAAGATGAAACCTCATACTTATGATGGGACTGATGATCTTGAGGAATATTTGACACAGTTTAATATTGTTTCTGAAATAAATGAATGGAGTTACGACTCCAAATCTTTGCATTTAGCCGGAAGTCTTGTTGGTGGGGCTAGAGCTCTTTTAAATGAAATGAGTCACGAACAAAGACGTGATTATAAGAGTCTCGTTGACGCCTTAAATACAAGATTTGGATCTGAAAACCGGGCTGAAATATTTAGATCTAGCTTGCAAAGCAAAGTTAAGGGTAAAGATGAAACCATACCAGAACTGGCTCAAGCTATAAAGAGATTAACTCGGAAAGCCTATCCAAATGCCGCTTCGGATATGATAGAACTTCTGTCTTTAGACTATTTTATAGATGCTATAACCGACACAGAAGTTAGATTAAGACTTAGAGAAGTAGGTCCTAAGACTATCAGTGAAGCAGAGAGAATAGCCGTTAGACTAGAAGCACATAGGATAGCCGACAAATCCAGGGGTAGACAGACAGTTAGGGTGGTTGAACATAAGAAAACCACAAGTACGTCTGACGAAAAACTTGACAAATTAGCACAACAAGTATCAAGCTTAGCGACGGAAGTAAAGGATCTTAAGTCTGGACAAAGCAAGACTGGGCAGCAAAAATCTCAGCATGGCAAGTCGAATAACAGTCGACATTCAAACTGGGATCAGAACCGCTCAAATAACTATAAGAAAAGGTGGAACAACCAGCAATCCCGTCAGTATGAACAAGGACACGATATGTGTCAGGGAAACTACCACAGGTTGAGTTCAAGGACCGGAACTCAGCAGAACAACTAA